TACAAAGAAAGAGGTCACGGGTTCATACTGGGTAATAAATGGCTGCGCAAAATACGCGTATCGGTTTGTCATCATCAGTTTCTCATCTTTCTTAATATAACCGGTCTTGCCATCGATGATAATGCGGTACAATACAGGTTGCCTTGATTCCACTTCTGAGATAAACAGCGTAATGTCATTGTTGGATTCGAACACCGCATTGACACAGCTACCCAGCAGGTTTTCAAAATTCGCTTTCATGTGAGTCTGCGCCTTTGGCTTGTTATCCTCATCATAGATGTCTACATACAAGCCATCTCTGGATGTAATTTGCAGAAAAACGGTCGATCCGTCTTTCATGTGTAGAATGCGACCATAGCCGGCTACCGGTTCTTTGAAAAGAGGGCTTTGGGCTACGGTAGTAAGTTGTGCAAAGGCCGCAACAGCCTGCATCATTACGAACAGCGTAATCAGGAAAGATTTATTCATTGTTTCATAGGTATATGACAGCGCAAATATAGATAGTTTTATTTAATATGTATGGGTTTGGCTTTGTCTAAAACAAAAACGCTTCTGCGTGAAGCAGAAGCGTCTCTTATATGCTTACTGTACAAGAATCTCGTCCGTAAATAACCAGGAAGTAGACCCTACAAAGAGATAACCCTCCGGTATGGCTCCAAAAGCCTTCCCCGTCACCCTAATATACCGTGCACTTCCCTTCACCGGAATGCTAAATCGTTGTAAATAAGGTTCTCCCCGCACATTTTTGTTATTATAGACCTTTCCTGCCAGTTTATAGTTTTTCCCATCTTTGGAAGTATATACGGCTACTTCTTTTGGCAGGAAAATTCCACTGTTAGGATCACAGAGAAAACTTGCAATTACCCTTTTCGTCGGGGTTACAGTCTCCATATCCACCGTTGCATCCAGGTCTTTACCACCGAAGCCCAGCCACTTGCCACATTTGAAAGCAGTCGTACCCATTATCCCATCTGTCAGCGTACTATCGCCATGCGCTGCATACTGTGGTGCATATGCCTGTGCAATGCTCACTTTCTTACCCAGCGCCAGGTTCACCGGCACAAAAATACCTGAACCAGCTATCTGCCTGCCATGCTCAAAAATACCTGCTGAAATCATACCCGCTACATGAACCGGAAACGCTTGGGTATATAATGCAGACTGCCCATCCGGCAATTGATTCACAGCATACCGGATCTCCTTGTTAGAATTGGTATTAATCTGCACCGTGGCTGTATGATCCGCATTAATTTTATAAGTGATCACAGGGTCAGGACTGGCTGTCAGCACATCAAACCAGGCAGTACCCTGCTGAATCAGTTCCAGCGAGAGAATTGCAGTCGTAGAAGATACCGGCGCCTGGAAAGTGAAATTATATTCCTTCCACTCAGACGTTAGTGTAAAGGTATGATCCTGCTCCATGGCATCAACGGCAATGCGGAAAGAAGGCATATGTTCCTGTGCTTTGGCTTTCGCCCTGATAGATACCGTATAGCTGTTCCCCTTCGTCATCACCATCGGTACCAGCCTGATTTTGTTCCCACCGCTATCCACAGGTGTGATCAGTCGCAGGCTAAACATCCCTTCTGCATGCTCACGGGGATCTGCAAAGAAAGAGGCGCCTACATCTGCTTTGCGATGACTGGTACTGCTTACATTACTGCCAATGGGCAAGCCCGGGCTGACAATCTTTTCAAAACCGGGATTCAGTGTCATGTTATCAGCAGGAATAGCAGACGGGTTATTGCCACGAATCAGGTATACCCTGGTGCCATATGCATCGATGATATCATGCACAACTCCGTTCTCCATGGCTACTTCCCTGTTTTCAAACCAGCACTCCACATTCGCATTCTTATGCATCTCTGTTGTCAGCGTATATGCTTTGGGTTTATTCTCATTATTCACAGCGATCAGCAAAGTATTTCCCTGGTAAGAAAAAGCCTTCGTCAGAATTTTAGGATCATCTGCATGCAGCGCAGGAGCCTGATCTGCAGAGAGCAAAAAGGAGGTCATCTGTGCCGTTTCCACTGCCACATTGCTGGCTGAAGACCAGGCAGATACTGATTGCGGATTCAAATTGCCGGGTGCATGTACATAATACTGAATACCCTTTGCGCCGCCGATCAATCCCATATAAGTCATCAACCTGATCTCTGCACCCGTTGGTTCCCGGTTCCACATTTCCTGTCCGCCAAATGCCTGAGGCACCAGCCATACAGACTTTTCATATTGATAGGCTTTCGCATATTGTGTAAGGTCATCCATCACTTTATCTGCCGGCCCGGGAATAGGGTAGGGGTCTGTCATTGCTATATCCATTGTATTCCTGAAGTCATTCGCCTTCTGCGGCATCATAAATACAATCGATACAGGATGATAAGGATCCAGTTCCCGGATCAGCTGGTAAGCTGCTTCCAGTACAGCCGGTGGGCGGCCCTGCCCATCTGGTTCGTCATTAATGTAATAAGATAGCAAGGCAGGATGATCCCTGAATGCAAGTACTTCGCTTTTTAATAAAGCGAGTTTTTCCTGTTCTGTTTTATCCAGCCCTTTATCACCATTGTGCCCACTGCCTACGAGTGAGTTTACACCATACTGCACCTTTACTCCTACCTGTGCACAACGATCCATATAAGCCCGTCGTTCCGCCATACCTTCAGGTAGATTTTCCTGGTATACTCCAATCATATTAAAGCCATGCGTCACTTCCCGTTCAGGCAGATCACCTACCGGAACACAATAAAATCCAAAGGGGAAGAATGGTAATCCGTCAGCGATTAGTCCTCCTGTCAATTGATCTATCTGTACTGCATTTGCTTTAGGTGCCAGTTTGGTAATTGAGATGTCTCCTTTTTGCACAGTTGCGTTCTCTTTCTCCAATACATAATGCAGCGTAGTGTTGCCAATGGGTAAGACATCCAGGTTGAACCGGCTGGAAAGTCGCTGCCCTTCTGCTTTAGCAGTCGTTTCAATTTTGTCGGAGCCTAACGATAAATTCAGTTTGTAATTACCCTGATCGGGGAGTATGCAGATGATACTACCCTCTTTTTCAGCGAGATAGTAATTGTACCTGGAAAAAACTTTGACCTGTGCATGTAATACCATCCCCCATATGCATAGGAGTGCACTCAGCATGACTTTCTTCATTGAGACCTGTTTTTAATAAATTAACGTAGCTCGGGTACCTGTTTGAATTTTATATTTTCCCAAAATCATCCGGATCCACCTGTCGCCGGTTTAATAAGATTCAAAATGATCCGCTACCAATGCGGTAAAGTATAAAAAAGATGATGATAAAAAAACATATTTTTGCGCCTCATATGAAACAGATCATCCTTACCTCATTATTGCTGGCTGCCATGGCTCCTGCTATTGCGCAAACAGCTGACAGACTGGAATATTCCCTGTGGCCGCTGGAAAAAGGTAGCTCCCTCTCCGTATATGCTGACAAAGCCTACATCCGTAGCAGCCCTTCTGTACAGGGAACAATAGTAGATTCATTATTGCCCGGTAGTCCGGTAATTGTAGATGAGGTGATCACCGCCAATCCGCTCACCATGAAAGGCATGACAACTGCCTGGCTGAAAACACATTACACAACGGCAGGCAAAGAAGTGAAAGGATATGTATGGGTAGGTCTGCTGGCCCTGAATACATTGACAAAAGATGGAACCACTTTCGTATATGGGTTAGAGAAAAGATCAGTCGTATCTGAAAATGAAGAAACCCTGACCGTACGTATCAAAGCTTTGGATAAAGATCATCGCATACTTGACATGAAAGAATGGACAGTACCGGGTGGAGAAAATGCAAGAAGCAGCGAGAGCAAACTACTGGGAGAAATGGGCCTGGATAGTGTAAAAGAGATCTTCCGCCTCAACTTTAGTGGCGATGCCTGTGGCTTGCCTACTGATTACTACTACTTTGGCTGGAATGGGAATAAACTACTGACCCTGCCAGGCAAAAGCAATACATTCGATGCAGGTGCCTTTGCCTATACCGAAACCCTGATCTTTCCGAAAGAAGTGGGTGGCCAACCCGGTAAAATCCTGAAACTAATGGTCAGCGAGCAATATGGGGAAGACGGTGAAACAGTAGAAAGCAAAACCGTGAAAAGAGAAGTCTATACCTGGGATGGCAATAAAGCCACCAAACAATAACCTCCATTATTAGGACTATTCGTATATCTGTAAAAATTAACGAAATATCGTAAGCATCATCTTTTATCAGAAAAAGCCATTAAAGCGCCAACAAAAGATCGTGTTTCTACAAACACGCAATTCCTGATTCAACCGACCTTTGTTTCGTTCGCAACCCACATGACTATGCTACACATTACAGACCAATTTAACCATGTAGACCAGTTCTTTTCCCTGCTGGATGAAACAATTGCCGAGATCAAATTTGCATCTCCCGTCAGGATGAGAACCGTGAAAGAATTTGCTGCCATAATGGAACTGCATCCCAATTACCTGAATACTTTGCTAAAGCGATATACAGGTGAAAATGTGAGCTCACATATCCGTAGGCGCTTGCTGGATGTTTCAAAGAATTTATTGCTGGAAACGGACTGGTATGTGCAGGATATCAGCTATGTGGTGGGGTTTTCTGACCAGCCTAATTTTAATATGTTTTTCAAGAAGAACGTGGGGCATACGCCTTCAGAATTTAGAAGACTAGCTGTTGCAATAGACAACAGCTAGTCCATATCTTTATTCCTTTATACCAGGAATGAAAATTTCTCCTGTATTCTTGTCCATATAACCTTTCTGGCCGTTAGGCATCTCTATCAGCAGCGCATTCCTGTCGCGATCTTCATCCAGGATCGCTTTCAGCACCGGCTTTTTCAGTTCTTTCATGTCAGCAGCAACCACCACGCCTTTCTTGTCTCCCATATAAGTTTCAATGAAGGCATAACGACCCACCATATCTTCCCTGAAATGAACATCATCAAAAACAAATGGTAACAGTACCTTGCCTCGCATATCGATCACCCCTGTTTTACCATCTTTTACTGCTTTGATTTTGGTAGGGAAACGATTATCATTTGGATAATAAGAAAGGTATTCCAGGTCGGTATATCCATTCAGATCCGTACTATCCAGTCCTTTGTAATTGTTGGTTTCCCGGTTCTCAAGCACAACTCGCCATTTGCCACTGCCAAGTTTATAGATATACATATCTTTTGCTCTCTTATTCAGCACTTCGCTTTCTGCCGGAATAGCGGAAGTTGGTTTATCCTGTACATTGCCCGGAGAGGCGTTGTGGAAACCGGCATCATAGTAAAACACTTTATCATCGCCTTTTTTTGCCGCTACATACACGGTATTGCCTGAGTACACCTCTTCAATATCATCGTATTCCGGTTTCAGAATTTCCCTGCCGCTGGTTACGTCTACCACACCATAGGTATCACCTAAAGTGACGAGCGCGTATTGATCCAGCGCTGCATCATTGAAGCCGGTAACCTGGTTGAACTTACCACCCTGCATTTTGCCCGTCTGTGCGTCAAAGATGCCCATTTTGCCATCTTTATTCACGAAGTAATAACTACCCTTGGGATAGCTGGATCTTTCCGGCAAAATGTCTGTAAACAGGCCGCCTATTGGTTTGTCATTGCGGATATCTATGATCTGGTAGCCTTTGATATTTCTTGCAATAGCGGTAAAGTCCTGAAAAGCATTGGTGATATTCGTATAAGATGGGTTTACCAAAACAGCACCACTGGTGTTGATCAGGCCCACTCTCTTATTACTTTCTACCCGGGCGAAACCGTTTCTGAATACATCAATGGTATCAAATTGTGGCTTCAGCAGTACACTTTTGTTCTTATCAGTCAGGCCCCATTTGCCTTTTTCGGTATAGGGATAAGGCCCCTGCGCCTTGCACCAGATGCTTAACAACAGCACCGGTAAGAAATATGCGGTTTTCATAGGTATGTGATTGATTGTGTTGGAGTAAAAATAGGGAAAAATTGTAATATAACTCAGCACTTATTGATAGCATACCAGGCGGCCCCCGTTAAAGCCGTCTTTTCATTGAGGATAATATGTACCGGGATATCTTCCAGCAAGGGCTTCATCCGGCCCTTTTCCCGGAAGGCTTTCATGAAAGCACCGTAATCAATTTTCTTTATATTTTTTGGCACAATACCGCCCCCGATATAGATCCCACCTGTTGCCTTCATCTTTAGCGCAAGGTTGCCGGCCCCGGTAGCGAGGTAGCGGAAGAAAATGCGCATGGTTTCCACACAGATAGCGACCGTATCAGCATTTTCACTGATTTCCGCCGCTACATCATGAACGGCCATCCGGTCCAGCAACCAGCCTGGAGCATCCATGTCTCTTTCTTCTTTCAGGAAATTAAAAATATTCACGATGCCGGGGCCGCTGAGCACTCTTTCCCAGCTTACATGACCATATTTTCTGCGGAGGTACACCAGCAGGTCATCGTCCAGTTCTGTAATGGGAGAGAAATCGCAGTGCCCGCCTTCAGTTGCAAAGGGGAAATAATGCGTACCATCCCAGAATAAACCCGCTTCACCTAAACCAGTACCTGGTGAGAGGAGGGCGATATTGCCCTGCTGCTCCTTCCCGGTATGAAGTGGAT
This window of the Chitinophaga sancti genome carries:
- a CDS encoding carbohydrate binding domain-containing protein translates to MKKVMLSALLCIWGMVLHAQVKVFSRYNYYLAEKEGSIICILPDQGNYKLNLSLGSDKIETTAKAEGQRLSSRFNLDVLPIGNTTLHYVLEKENATVQKGDISITKLAPKANAVQIDQLTGGLIADGLPFFPFGFYCVPVGDLPEREVTHGFNMIGVYQENLPEGMAERRAYMDRCAQVGVKVQYGVNSLVGSGHNGDKGLDKTEQEKLALLKSEVLAFRDHPALLSYYINDEPDGQGRPPAVLEAAYQLIRELDPYHPVSIVFMMPQKANDFRNTMDIAMTDPYPIPGPADKVMDDLTQYAKAYQYEKSVWLVPQAFGGQEMWNREPTGAEIRLMTYMGLIGGAKGIQYYVHAPGNLNPQSVSAWSSASNVAVETAQMTSFLLSADQAPALHADDPKILTKAFSYQGNTLLIAVNNENKPKAYTLTTEMHKNANVECWFENREVAMENGVVHDIIDAYGTRVYLIRGNNPSAIPADNMTLNPGFEKIVSPGLPIGSNVSSTSHRKADVGASFFADPREHAEGMFSLRLITPVDSGGNKIRLVPMVMTKGNSYTVSIRAKAKAQEHMPSFRIAVDAMEQDHTFTLTSEWKEYNFTFQAPVSSTTAILSLELIQQGTAWFDVLTASPDPVITYKINADHTATVQINTNSNKEIRYAVNQLPDGQSALYTQAFPVHVAGMISAGIFEHGRQIAGSGIFVPVNLALGKKVSIAQAYAPQYAAHGDSTLTDGIMGTTAFKCGKWLGFGGKDLDATVDMETVTPTKRVIASFLCDPNSGIFLPKEVAVYTSKDGKNYKLAGKVYNNKNVRGEPYLQRFSIPVKGSARYIRVTGKAFGAIPEGYLFVGSTSWLFTDEILVQ
- a CDS encoding helix-turn-helix transcriptional regulator, translating into MLHITDQFNHVDQFFSLLDETIAEIKFASPVRMRTVKEFAAIMELHPNYLNTLLKRYTGENVSSHIRRRLLDVSKNLLLETDWYVQDISYVVGFSDQPNFNMFFKKNVGHTPSEFRRLAVAIDNS
- a CDS encoding WG repeat-containing protein, whose product is MKTAYFLPVLLLSIWCKAQGPYPYTEKGKWGLTDKNKSVLLKPQFDTIDVFRNGFARVESNKRVGLINTSGAVLVNPSYTNITNAFQDFTAIARNIKGYQIIDIRNDKPIGGLFTDILPERSSYPKGSYYFVNKDGKMGIFDAQTGKMQGGKFNQVTGFNDAALDQYALVTLGDTYGVVDVTSGREILKPEYDDIEEVYSGNTVYVAAKKGDDKVFYYDAGFHNASPGNVQDKPTSAIPAESEVLNKRAKDMYIYKLGSGKWRVVLENRETNNYKGLDSTDLNGYTDLEYLSYYPNDNRFPTKIKAVKDGKTGVIDMRGKVLLPFVFDDVHFREDMVGRYAFIETYMGDKKGVVVAADMKELKKPVLKAILDEDRDRNALLIEMPNGQKGYMDKNTGEIFIPGIKE
- the glk gene encoding glucokinase, producing MIPIGISSGNSCPSTQPPHTLLAADIGGTKSNLALYKYDGSKLALTKEEKYPTKDFKGPDAIIKKFLGNEALPDRICLGVAGPVQEGKAKITNVPWEIDAEELSAQFEKHPVFIVNDLEANAYGLATLEQIDIHPLHTGKEQQGNIALLSPGTGLGEAGLFWDGTHYFPFATEGGHCDFSPITELDDDLLVYLRRKYGHVSWERVLSGPGIVNIFNFLKEERDMDAPGWLLDRMAVHDVAAEISENADTVAICVETMRIFFRYLATGAGNLALKMKATGGIYIGGGIVPKNIKKIDYGAFMKAFREKGRMKPLLEDIPVHIILNEKTALTGAAWYAINKC